Proteins encoded within one genomic window of Bacillus sp. F19:
- a CDS encoding PP2C family protein-serine/threonine phosphatase: MDFKEVIESKYQEILSRYMQELTETALYQGQKFSRKAIEEQVPPEEIISLHRKVLQGLFPDVDQDVLHSLDFLLEVMMGYGLAYQEHQSLRDKQEEIKSEIQVALNVQQMLLETSVPTVPNLDIGAISVPAKHMNGDYYHFVYDEESVSIAIADVIGKGIPAALCMSMIKYAMDSLPESRKSPSRVLENLNRVVEHNVDPSMFITMFYGMYDTDTHEFVYGSAGHEPGFYYSAKEDRFHDMNTKGLVLGIDQSIKYKQYSRIVEKGDMIVLLSDGVTESKTNEEEFIEREFITDLIKKYSDLNAQGIVDNIYKDFLQMQDFELRDDFTLIILKREV, encoded by the coding sequence ATGGATTTTAAGGAAGTCATTGAATCGAAATATCAGGAAATACTAAGTCGTTATATGCAAGAATTAACAGAAACGGCTTTGTACCAGGGGCAAAAGTTCAGCAGAAAAGCGATTGAGGAACAAGTACCCCCTGAGGAAATTATCAGTCTTCACCGTAAAGTTCTTCAAGGTTTATTTCCTGATGTAGATCAAGATGTTTTACACTCTTTGGACTTTCTATTAGAGGTCATGATGGGGTATGGACTGGCCTATCAGGAGCATCAAAGCCTGCGGGATAAGCAGGAGGAGATAAAATCTGAGATTCAAGTAGCCTTGAATGTTCAGCAAATGCTTTTAGAAACGTCAGTGCCAACAGTTCCAAATCTTGATATTGGTGCAATCAGTGTTCCTGCAAAACATATGAACGGGGATTACTATCATTTTGTTTATGATGAAGAAAGCGTAAGTATTGCCATAGCGGATGTGATTGGGAAAGGAATTCCCGCTGCGCTCTGTATGTCCATGATCAAATATGCAATGGACAGCTTGCCGGAATCCCGTAAATCTCCAAGCCGTGTTCTTGAAAATCTGAACAGGGTTGTTGAGCATAACGTAGACCCGAGCATGTTCATTACAATGTTTTACGGTATGTATGATACGGATACTCATGAGTTTGTCTATGGATCAGCGGGCCACGAGCCTGGATTTTATTACAGTGCTAAGGAGGACCGTTTTCATGATATGAACACAAAAGGTCTGGTCCTTGGTATTGATCAATCCATAAAATACAAGCAATACAGCAGAATCGTGGAAAAAGGCGATATGATTGTTTTACTTTCCGATGGTGTAACCGAGTCGAAAACAAATGAAGAAGAATTCATTGAACGTGAATTTATTACGGACCTCATTAAAAAATACAGTGATTTGAATGCTCAGGGTATTGTAGATAATATATATAAAGACTTTTTGCAGATGCAGGACTTTGAACTGCGTGATGATTTTACGCTAATTATTTTAAAGCGCGAGGTTTAA
- a CDS encoding anti-sigma factor antagonist codes for MNLNINVNRSEEHIQIDLAGEIDAYTAPKLREELMPLAEEGKPVMIVSLKDVSYMDSTGLGAFVGLLKAVRKHDGDLKLVNLSARLERLFNITGLSDIIDISSKSEGGVR; via the coding sequence ATGAATTTAAATATAAATGTTAATCGATCAGAGGAACATATTCAAATAGATTTAGCTGGAGAAATTGATGCTTACACTGCACCGAAATTAAGAGAAGAACTAATGCCGCTTGCAGAAGAGGGAAAACCTGTCATGATCGTAAGCCTTAAGGATGTCTCTTACATGGACAGTACAGGGCTTGGCGCATTCGTTGGTTTGCTTAAAGCCGTTAGGAAACATGATGGCGATTTAAAACTTGTTAATTTATCCGCTCGTTTGGAAAGACTATTCAACATAACGGGTCTAAGTGATATTATTGACATTTCTTCTAAATCAGAAGGTGGGGTTCGATGA
- the rsbW gene encoding anti-sigma B factor RsbW gives MKQLVDYIEVKIPAKPEFVGIVRLTLSGIASRMGYSYDEIEDLKIAISEACTNAVQHAYEKIEGGEVMIGFGLYDDRLEVMVSDSGQSFNFEQKKNELGPYSAANPVDQLPEGGLGLYLMETLMDEVHVQIDSGVTVFMTKYLNRERVEHDTTIQNYEAN, from the coding sequence ATGAAACAGTTAGTGGATTACATCGAGGTGAAAATACCTGCTAAACCGGAATTTGTCGGCATTGTCCGATTGACTCTTTCTGGTATCGCTAGCAGAATGGGTTACTCTTATGATGAAATTGAAGATTTAAAAATTGCGATCAGTGAAGCATGCACAAATGCTGTGCAGCACGCTTATGAGAAAATCGAAGGCGGAGAAGTCATGATCGGCTTTGGTCTTTACGATGACCGTCTTGAAGTAATGGTGTCAGACAGCGGTCAAAGCTTCAATTTTGAACAAAAGAAAAACGAACTGGGTCCTTATTCTGCTGCAAACCCTGTTGACCAACTTCCAGAAGGAGGGTTGGGGCTCTACTTGATGGAAACGCTTATGGATGAAGTTCATGTACAGATCGATTCCGGCGTTACCGTCTTTATGACAAAGTATTTAAACAGGGAGCGAGTAGAACATGACACAACCATCCAAAACTACGAAGCGAACTAA
- the sigB gene encoding RNA polymerase sigma factor SigB, protein MTQPSKTTKRTKEEINELIFDFQHNQNEDAQLFLVEYYSGLVETLAKKYSRGKSFHEDLKQVGMIGLLGAIRRYDPEFGKTFEAFAIPTVIGEIKRFLRDKTWSVHVPRRIKELGPKIKMAVDELTNSLQRSPLVHEIADYLEVTEEEVLETMEMGKSYQALSVDHSIEADSDGSTVTILDIVGSKEEGYEQVNQKLMLESVLHVLSDREKEIIHHTYILNKSQKEAGEILGISQMHVSRLQRRAITKLKEALSADLSMEHH, encoded by the coding sequence ATGACACAACCATCCAAAACTACGAAGCGAACTAAAGAAGAAATAAATGAATTGATTTTCGATTTTCAGCACAACCAAAATGAAGATGCGCAGCTTTTTCTTGTCGAATATTACAGCGGGCTAGTTGAAACACTGGCTAAGAAATATTCAAGAGGCAAAAGCTTTCATGAAGACTTAAAGCAGGTGGGCATGATTGGCTTGCTTGGGGCGATCCGCCGCTATGATCCTGAATTCGGAAAAACGTTTGAAGCCTTTGCCATTCCGACTGTCATCGGTGAGATCAAGCGATTCCTGCGCGATAAAACATGGAGTGTTCATGTTCCCAGAAGAATTAAAGAGCTTGGACCTAAAATAAAAATGGCTGTAGATGAATTAACAAATTCCCTTCAGCGCTCACCGCTTGTTCACGAAATAGCAGACTACCTTGAGGTGACAGAGGAAGAAGTGCTTGAGACGATGGAGATGGGCAAAAGCTATCAGGCTTTATCTGTCGATCATTCGATTGAGGCTGATTCCGACGGCAGCACAGTGACAATTCTTGATATAGTAGGCTCAAAAGAAGAAGGATACGAGCAAGTGAATCAAAAGCTTATGCTTGAAAGTGTTCTTCACGTTCTGTCTGACCGTGAAAAAGAAATTATTCATCACACATATATTTTAAATAAGAGTCAAAAGGAAGCGGGAGAAATTCTTGGGATTTCTCAAATGCATGTATCTAGACTTCAAAGAAGAGCGATTACGAAGTTAAAAGAAGCACTTTCGGCTGACTTATCAATGGAGCATCATTAA
- a CDS encoding SpoIIE family protein phosphatase produces MIQIEENNRVYAYAYQMQKEGKTLCGDSFLIKATEDYFICAVADGLGSGERAYESSSAIKEVVEEFHAEDVGLLIEKSNEVLKNKRGATAAIFKAYFKQNQLTFSSVGNIRFVLYSPSGKFVYPLPVLGYMSGKPQKFRVQSFPYEIGAKFIIHSDGLNIPAVKSLLKDYRTIEDISNQLEPYTKSRQDDLTYVVGQLF; encoded by the coding sequence ATGATTCAAATTGAAGAAAACAATCGTGTCTATGCATATGCTTATCAAATGCAAAAAGAAGGTAAAACTTTATGCGGGGACAGTTTCTTAATTAAAGCAACTGAAGACTATTTCATATGTGCTGTCGCAGATGGTCTTGGCAGCGGTGAACGAGCTTATGAATCGTCTTCTGCCATTAAAGAAGTCGTTGAGGAATTTCATGCAGAGGACGTTGGACTGCTGATCGAGAAATCAAATGAAGTATTAAAAAATAAACGCGGAGCAACTGCTGCTATTTTTAAAGCGTATTTTAAACAGAATCAATTAACATTCAGTTCTGTTGGAAATATCCGATTTGTCCTCTATTCTCCTTCAGGCAAGTTTGTCTATCCTCTTCCTGTTCTGGGCTATATGTCAGGTAAACCTCAGAAATTCCGTGTTCAATCCTTTCCATACGAAATTGGAGCAAAATTCATTATCCATTCAGATGGACTTAACATTCCTGCTGTAAAATCACTGCTTAAGGACTACCGGACAATTGAAGATATTTCAAATCAGCTTGAGCCTTATACTAAGTCAAGGCAGGATGATTTAACATACGTAGTCGGTCAGCTATTCTAG
- a CDS encoding RNA-binding transcriptional accessory protein: protein MAEKTERIMKTISADLSITYKQVSNVIALLEDGNTVPFIARYRKEQTGALDEVQIRDISEKWQYTQNLESRKEEVIRLIDEQGKLTEELKREIENALKLQKVEDLYRPYKQKRRTKATVAKERGLEPLAEWIKGQPYKGPLKEKALEYVNDDQEVLTAEDAIEGAKDILAEWISDEPSYRQWIREQTFRKGKIITSSKDEEKDEKKVYEMYYEYEEPIQKVVPHRVLAMNRGEKEGILKVTIQAPADQITAHIQRNELKNQRTVVKDVYIEAIEDAYKRLIQPSIEREIRKELMEKADDRAIHIFSENLRNLLLQPPLKGRVVLGIDPAFRTGCKLAAVDETGKVLEIGVIYPHPPVNKAKEAKQKLINVIKKNNIELIAIGNGTASRETEQFVADLIDELKSDLAYIIVNEAGASVYSASDLAREEFPEFQVEERSAVSIARRLQDPLAELVKIDPKSVGVGQYQHDVTQKKLNDSLTFVVETVVNQVGVNVNTASSSLLQYVAGLSKAVAVNIVKQRDEIGKFQDRKQLKIIPRLGAKTFEQCIGFLRIPDGKHPLDSTGIHPESYKEVEELLKMLGLTLNDVGTEQLREKIAGIHMKETAEAIDLGELTLKDICDSLVRPGRDPRDEIAKPLLKKGVLKLEDLQTGMELQGTVRNVVDFGAFVDIGVKQDGLVHISKLRNSFVKHPLDVVSVGDVVTVWVDSVDAHKGRVALTMINS, encoded by the coding sequence ATGGCAGAGAAGACAGAGCGCATTATGAAAACAATCAGTGCGGATTTATCCATTACATATAAACAGGTATCGAATGTTATAGCTTTATTAGAAGATGGCAACACAGTTCCTTTCATTGCAAGATACAGAAAAGAACAGACAGGTGCATTAGATGAGGTGCAAATCCGTGATATCTCGGAAAAGTGGCAATATACGCAAAACCTGGAATCAAGAAAGGAAGAAGTCATCCGTTTAATTGATGAACAGGGAAAGCTTACAGAAGAGCTTAAAAGAGAAATAGAAAATGCATTAAAACTTCAAAAGGTAGAAGACCTCTATCGTCCATATAAACAAAAACGAAGAACCAAAGCAACGGTTGCCAAAGAGAGAGGATTAGAACCTCTTGCAGAGTGGATAAAGGGACAGCCTTATAAAGGGCCACTCAAGGAAAAAGCGCTCGAGTATGTAAACGATGACCAGGAGGTTTTGACTGCAGAAGATGCAATCGAAGGGGCAAAGGACATTTTAGCTGAGTGGATTTCAGATGAACCTTCCTATCGTCAGTGGATTCGTGAGCAAACCTTCAGAAAAGGAAAAATCATCACATCTTCAAAGGATGAAGAAAAAGATGAGAAGAAAGTGTATGAAATGTACTATGAGTACGAAGAGCCGATTCAAAAGGTTGTCCCGCATCGGGTCCTTGCTATGAATCGCGGGGAAAAAGAAGGAATCCTGAAAGTAACCATTCAGGCTCCGGCAGATCAGATCACTGCCCACATTCAAAGAAATGAACTGAAAAATCAGCGCACAGTGGTGAAGGATGTATATATTGAAGCAATTGAGGATGCCTATAAACGATTAATTCAGCCATCAATTGAACGTGAAATCAGAAAAGAATTAATGGAGAAAGCGGATGATCGTGCGATTCATATTTTCTCTGAAAATCTGCGTAACCTTTTGCTTCAGCCGCCATTGAAAGGGCGTGTCGTATTAGGGATTGACCCTGCGTTCCGGACGGGATGTAAGCTTGCAGCTGTCGATGAAACCGGAAAAGTCCTTGAAATAGGTGTCATCTACCCTCATCCTCCGGTCAATAAAGCTAAAGAAGCAAAACAAAAATTAATCAATGTGATTAAAAAAAATAACATCGAGCTTATTGCGATTGGGAACGGAACGGCTTCAAGAGAGACAGAACAATTTGTTGCAGATCTCATTGATGAACTAAAATCAGATCTTGCCTATATCATCGTTAATGAAGCGGGGGCAAGTGTTTATTCTGCATCTGACCTTGCCCGCGAGGAATTTCCTGAGTTCCAAGTGGAAGAGCGAAGTGCAGTTTCCATCGCAAGAAGATTGCAGGATCCGCTTGCAGAGCTAGTTAAAATTGATCCTAAATCAGTAGGAGTAGGACAATACCAGCATGACGTCACACAGAAGAAGTTAAATGATTCTCTGACTTTCGTTGTTGAAACAGTTGTTAACCAAGTAGGAGTGAATGTCAACACAGCATCATCATCACTCCTGCAATATGTAGCCGGCTTGAGCAAAGCTGTTGCGGTCAACATTGTGAAGCAGCGGGATGAAATCGGAAAGTTCCAGGACAGGAAGCAATTAAAGATAATACCTAGACTTGGGGCAAAAACGTTTGAACAATGCATAGGTTTCCTGAGAATACCTGACGGAAAACATCCGCTTGATTCCACAGGCATTCATCCTGAGAGCTACAAAGAGGTTGAAGAGCTCCTTAAAATGCTCGGACTAACCCTGAATGATGTCGGAACGGAGCAGCTAAGAGAAAAAATAGCGGGTATTCACATGAAAGAAACCGCAGAAGCTATTGATCTTGGAGAGCTTACACTGAAAGATATTTGCGATTCTTTAGTTAGACCCGGACGCGACCCTCGTGATGAAATTGCCAAGCCGCTGCTTAAAAAGGGTGTCTTGAAACTCGAGGACCTTCAAACAGGTATGGAACTTCAGGGCACTGTGCGCAATGTTGTGGATTTTGGCGCGTTTGTTGACATCGGCGTAAAACAGGACGGGCTCGTTCATATTTCAAAGCTTAGAAACTCTTTTGTCAAACATCCTCTCGATGTAGTTTCCGTAGGTGACGTTGTTACGGTTTGGGTGGATTCTGTAGATGCACATAAAGGCCGTGTTGCCTTGACGATGATAAACAGTTAA
- the cmpA gene encoding cortex morphogenetic protein CmpA has protein sequence MPSWLKNQMQRAFYEKDRYQIKMLNQCWYFYRKKHCS, from the coding sequence ATGCCTTCATGGTTAAAAAATCAAATGCAGCGTGCTTTTTATGAAAAGGATCGGTATCAAATAAAAATGCTGAATCAATGCTGGTATTTCTATAGAAAAAAACACTGCTCTTGA
- a CDS encoding SprT family protein, whose protein sequence is MNETELQELTESISKTYFHKKFLHKAFFNSRLRTTGGRYLLKSHNIEINPKYLAQGLEEVIGIIKHELCHYHLHIEGRGYKHRDPEFRELLSKVDAPRFCKPLQTAARIKKTIEYQCTACMFIYKRHRRMDTSKYVCGKCGGKIKLVS, encoded by the coding sequence ATGAATGAAACAGAGCTTCAGGAACTGACAGAATCTATTTCAAAAACTTACTTTCACAAAAAGTTTCTGCATAAAGCTTTCTTTAACAGCCGGCTGCGGACAACAGGCGGCAGATACCTTTTAAAAAGCCATAACATTGAGATTAATCCTAAGTATTTAGCTCAAGGATTAGAAGAAGTAATTGGCATAATCAAACATGAACTTTGTCACTATCATCTTCATATAGAAGGCAGAGGATACAAACACCGTGATCCTGAATTTAGGGAGCTGCTTTCTAAGGTGGATGCGCCCAGATTCTGCAAACCTTTGCAGACGGCCGCCAGAATAAAGAAGACAATAGAGTATCAATGTACAGCCTGCATGTTCATTTACAAACGCCACAGAAGAATGGATACTTCCAAGTATGTATGTGGAAAGTGCGGCGGGAAAATAAAACTTGTTTCATAA
- a CDS encoding thiamine-phosphate kinase, producing the protein MTIKDEFHFIDKIKQRKNRQPKLIEGIGDDAALYKAKPDYLEIVCADTMVEGVHFLKDVSSPMDIGYKAVAVNISDVAAMGGVPKYYLVTIAVPRNWSEAELVEIYAGMDEIASLYNMDLIGGDTVSTTDKLVITVTVIGEVQQDKQRLRKDARPGDAVFVTGTVGDSAAGLQILLGNLSVDEDNDAAFLVNRHKRPMPQVKAAQLMSSAERISLNDISDGLASELNELSEASCVKMIIEKNRVPLSDSLRSLNFEQHDEWILYGGEDFELVGTVPPSAFDLLQKKCSDEGISLTKIGHVEAGPSEVLLIHNGKKTTLKKSGFNHFK; encoded by the coding sequence ATGACCATTAAAGATGAATTTCATTTTATAGATAAAATTAAGCAAAGAAAGAATCGCCAGCCCAAATTGATAGAAGGCATAGGGGATGATGCTGCCCTCTATAAAGCAAAACCCGATTATTTGGAAATTGTTTGCGCAGATACAATGGTTGAAGGAGTTCATTTTCTGAAGGATGTCTCTTCCCCAATGGATATTGGCTATAAGGCTGTGGCTGTGAATATTAGTGACGTAGCAGCTATGGGCGGTGTTCCAAAGTACTATCTCGTTACCATTGCAGTGCCAAGAAACTGGTCTGAAGCAGAATTAGTGGAGATTTATGCAGGGATGGATGAGATTGCTTCTTTATACAACATGGATCTTATCGGAGGGGATACGGTTTCAACCACAGATAAACTTGTTATTACTGTTACGGTCATTGGAGAAGTTCAGCAAGATAAACAGCGGTTAAGGAAGGATGCGCGTCCAGGTGATGCCGTTTTTGTAACAGGAACAGTTGGAGACTCAGCTGCAGGGCTGCAGATTTTGCTTGGGAACCTCTCAGTTGATGAAGACAATGATGCTGCATTTCTTGTGAATCGCCATAAGCGTCCAATGCCTCAAGTTAAAGCAGCGCAGCTCATGTCTTCTGCTGAGCGCATTTCATTGAACGATATCAGTGATGGTCTTGCCAGTGAACTAAATGAATTATCCGAGGCAAGCTGTGTTAAAATGATCATAGAAAAAAACCGTGTTCCACTCAGCGATTCCCTGCGTTCTTTGAATTTTGAGCAGCACGATGAGTGGATTTTATATGGGGGAGAAGATTTTGAACTAGTAGGCACGGTTCCTCCCTCAGCATTTGATCTTCTTCAAAAGAAGTGCAGCGATGAAGGGATTTCTCTAACGAAGATCGGGCATGTAGAAGCAGGTCCATCCGAGGTCCTGCTTATCCATAATGGAAAGAAAACAACGCTCAAAAAATCTGGATTTAATCATTTTAAGTAA